AGCGCTTCTATCCTTAATGACTGGTGCTTATGATATTAGGGGAAATGATGATGGTTGGACTATGTTTTTTATTACCCGAGTTCCTCGTACCATATCCTTAATGTTAACAGGAGCAGCTATGTCAATGACTGGTTTAGTCATGCAGATGATTACACAAAATAGGCTCGTTGAATCATCAACAACAGGAACGGTTGAGTGGGCTGGTTTAGGATTAGTATTTGTTTATTTATTTTTTCCCGCACCATCTCTTGTCTTAAGGATGACTGGCGCTATTATTTTTTCGTTTGTTGGGACATTAATCTTTTTCTTTTTTTTACGAAAGGTAAAACTTAAATCTTCTTTAATTGTACCTATTATCGGTATTATGCTGGGAGCCATTGTTTCCGCCGTATCTACCTTTATTGGCTTAGCCTTTAATATGAGTCAGAATGTGGAAAGTTGGTTTGTCGGTTCATTTGCCTCTGTTCAACTTGGACGATATGAGTATTTATGGCTGATTGTTCTAGTGACAGTCATTATTTTTATCTATGCTGATCGATTGACATTAGCTGGGTTGGGTGAAGAGGTTACGACCTCTGTTGGTGTTAACTATAACCAGATTATTTTAGTAGCAACCTTATTAATTTCAATTGCAGTAGGGATTGTCTCGGCAGTTATTGGCAATTTACCTTTTATTGGCCTCATTGTGCCAAATATTGTATCCATGTATCGTGGAGATGATATTCGAAGTAATTTGCCATGGGTATGTTTATTGGGAATGGGAATTGTTATGATTTGTGATATCATCTCAAGAATAATTATTGCACCATTCGAAGTCCCTGTATCGCTTATTTTAGGAACGGCAGGCTCTGTTATCTTTATCATTATTTTACTTAGACAAAGGAGACGATAAGATGCAAAAGTTATCGGCATATAGAAAGAATAACCAAATAGCAACTAAAAGCCGATCGACTGGCGCTTTTCGTTCTGCTAAGGAAGAACAACGATACTGGCTATTGCTCATTATTTTACTTAGCTTAGCTATCTTAGCTTCCTATGGTCTATTGGTTTATAAAAATCCGGTAGCAGTAACATCACCATCATTTTTGCCGATTGTAAAAAGGCGAACGACAGCACTAACGGCTATGGTGATTGTTGCACTTTGCCAAAGCTTATCAACGGTCGCTTTTCAATCTATTACAACGAATCGAGTGGTTACTCCCTCTTTGTTAGGGTTTGAAGCACTTTATGTTTCGATTCATACAGCCACTATGTTTTTCTTCGGAGTGACAGCCTTTGTTGGCTTTACAGGTTTAGTGCCATTTATTATTCAAGTTGTCGCTATGGTGTCACTCTGCTTACTACTTTATGGTTGGCTATTATCAGGAAAATATGGTGATTTACAGCTGATGTTATTAGTTGGGGTCATTATCGGTAGCGGATTACGTTCGCTGTCATCCTTTATGAAGCGGATTTTAACGCCTTCGGAATATGATCTGTTACAAGCGCGTTTACTGGGATCAGTTAATAATGCTGATGCTGATTATTTTCCTATTGCAATCCCAATTGTGGTGCTTGCAGTTATCCTGTTATTTGTTTATTCTAAGCGTTTAAATGTTGTAGCACTGGGGAAAGATGTGTGTCAAACACTCGGTGTTCGTTATCAAGCGAGTGTTATCTTTATACTCGTTATTGTTGCGGTGTTGATGTCTATTTCAACAGCACTAGTTGGTCAATTGACATTCTTTGGTTTTTTAGTTGCCACGCTCACTTATCAAGCAGCGCCGACTTACGACCATAAGTATGTTTTCCCAATGGCGTTTGTCATTGGTTATGTCATTATTACGGTTGCCTATTTCTTTATGTATCATGTATTTAATGCTCAAGGTGTCGTATCGGTCATTATTGAAATTTTTGGTGGCTTAACATTTTTAATTGTCGTACTAAGGAAGGGTTCATTATGATAGAAATAACAGATGTGAAAAAAGCATATTCTAAAGATGTCCAAATTGGACCCTTAACTGTCACCATTCCTAAAGCAGGTCTGACTTCTTTGATTGGACCAAATGGAGCGGGAAAGTCAACGACTTTATTAATGATTGGTCGGCTACTAGAAATGGATGAAGGTCATATCAAAATTGCTAATATGGACGTGTGCCAAACAAAATCAGCAGATCTGGCTAAAATTTTAACCATACTGCGCCAAGAAAATCATTTTATTACTCGTTTAACGATTCGACAACTAGCAGGTTTTGGCCGTTTTCCTTATTCAAAAGGGCGATTAACAAAAGAAGATGAAGCTATTATTTCTAAGTACATTGATTTTTTAGGTTTAACAGAATTAGAAAACCGTTATCTAGATGAAGTTTCTGGTGGACAAAGACAACGTGCTTATGTGGCGATGGTTTTATGCCAAGAAACGGATTATATATTATTGGATGAACCTTTGAACAATCTCGATGTTGCTAGTTCAGTCCAAATGATGGAGCATTTGAGATATGCAGCTAAGGAGTTTGGCCGTACGATTGTAACGGTTATGCATGATATTAACTTTGCTGCTAAGTATTCTGAACACATTTGTGCAATGAAGAATGGACAAATTGTCAGATTTGGAACTGTTAATGAGGTTATGAAAGCAGAAGTTTTATCAGATATTTTTGGAACAGCGATAGATGTCATTGAAGGGCCACATGGTCCAGTAGCGATTTATTAATATGGAATAAAAAACTGCCATGATGAGTCTCATCATGGCAGTTTTGTGTCGAGTGAAGAAGATTTTGAGCGCCAGTCGACATAATTTAGGCAAATCATGTCGACTGGCATTTTTTTTAGCTCTCACTCGACATATTTTATAATCATCATCTGCGCTATAATAGATACATCATTCATTAGTAAAAGAGAGAAGGTAATGACTATGCTGAAAAGGAAAGTAGGATGCATCATCATACTTATTGCTCTAATTGTCAGTGTTACATTAATCGACAAAAGTGAAGATGGTATTTTCATCGTATCTAAACAGGATATTCCTCAATCAATTGAAGTGATTAGGCATTATTTAGAAGGGGAAACAGTGCTTTACAAACATCCAACAATTATAATGGATTCTGAAAAGATAGCATCAGATACTAATAGTGGAGAAAGTAAAATTAGCTTAACGATTGGTCAGCAAACAGAAGATATTATTTCTTATGTTGACTCAAATGTAAATAGATTTAATATAAAAATTAAGGTAATAGCATATGATGAATTAACAGGTGAAATCAGCATAAAATTATCTTACCGAGATGGTCTAGAAAAGATAAGTAAAACAATCACCTTCAAATAAAAAAATCCCGGCTTGGATATCCAAGTCGGGATTTTTAAAATTAAGATTAACCTAATTTGTTGTAAGGTTCAATCATTTCATAGGATAGTCTATAAACGTTGGTATGACTGGACTTTTAAGCCGTTCTCTCAAATGCCTGGAAAAAATTAATGCCATAAAAAATGCCATTGGCTCAGTTTTCCATAAATTTGAGGAACTTATCAGCCGTTTCTTCCTTAGTCTTTTCGGTTACGTGGGTATAAATATCCATCGTTGTTTTTATGTTCGCATGACCGAGCCGCTCTTTTACTTCCTGGAGCGATGCGCCCGCCTCGAACAGCAGGGAGGCATGTGTATGCCGGAACCCGTGAATTGTTATTTTCTTCAGGTCATTCTTTTGGAGAACATCCCTCAGCCAGTAGAACACAGCGGACGGGCGTATGTGCGTATTGTGATAGGTTGTAAAGATAGGCTGGTTAGGCTTGTTCGTATTGATGCCAAGCATGAGATATTTTTCCAGCTGATCCCTACGCCATCTTTTTAGCAGTGCCAGCGTCTCATCATCCAAACTGATAGAGCGAATGGATGCCTCTGTCTTTGGTGTGTTAACAATGACCTTTTTTAAGCCGATAGCGAGCGTTTTATTAATATGCAGCTGTTTACGTGTGAAATCAATATCGGACCAGTTCAGCGCCAGTATTTCACTCTTACGGGCACCAGTGAACGCTGCAAGGCGGAAAAATACCACTTTCTTCAGGTCTTTTACTTTAGAGGCGCACTCCATGAACGTCCGCAGTTCGTCCCGGGTGTAAAAGCCATCCTCCTGCTCATACTGGGCTTTGACTTTCTTTTTCTTCTTAGGCATGATGACTTTGTCGGCAGGGTTTATGCTACTGATCCCGCTATTGTTGGCGAAACGGTAAACCATGGAAACATAACTGTTCATGAGCTGATACATGCCGACTTGACCGGCCCATTTGTTGACTGCTTTTTGAACCTGGGCGACCGTTATGTTGTTGATGCGGTACTTGCCCAACGATGGTAAAATGTAGTCATTGAAGTAGTATTTTGTCATGCGCAGCGTGTTCTCTTTGACGGTGTGCCGGTATTGATCCACCCACAGCTCATATACTTCCTTGAATGTGATGTTATCGTTATCCGTTTTACTGAGGCCGTTCTTGTCTACATCCAGCATTAACCTGGAGAGGGCAAGGTCGGCCTCTTTTTTTGTCTTAAAACCGGATCGCGTTGTCTTTTTAGGTTTCCCAGTTAGTGGGTCGATACCTAGATAGGTTTGGAACTTGTAGGCCGTAGAGCCGTCTTTTTTCGTGTATTTTGTAATGCTTGCCATAGTCTTTTCCTCTTCTCTAGCACCGCAGGGCAACAGGCTTTTAAGAGGTGACCTTCTCCCGATTGGCTACGGGGTGGGCCGTTATATTATTGATTATTTTTAATATTATCTGTTTTGTTGATCGCCTCTGTCAAAATATCAGTGAGCTTATCATGCAGGGTTGCATCCATACCGTCTTTATATACTGTTACATCATGGCCAGCTTTTAAGTCCAAGAACATATTGTCAACAGTACTTAATAAGTCCTTTAAGGTGTTGTAAGTAATATTAATGGCGCCTTTATTTGAGTCGTCTTCTCCGCGTAGAAAGCGGAAAATCGTTTCATTGGCAAGCTTTTTCATTGCTTCAATCTCTGAGTGGCTGAGACCATGCTCTTTAACCAGGGTTATAAACTGAAATTTCAACTCTTTTAATTGAGATAGGTCTTTAAGTAGCAGGGTGACAAAGCTGTCAGGATCTTCATCTTTTATTAAATCCTCGATAAAAGTATCCAAGAATGTAGCGGCATACTCTCTGATATCCCCATATAAAAGCTCATCGACTGAAATTCCAGCAATACCGGAGATGATAGAAAGACGTTTATTATTAGGTAAATTTTTCCCAGTTTCCCAGTTGCTTATAGTTCCGCTCTGAATTTTACTTGTTTTTTCTACTTGACCGATTAAATTAGCGAATTCAGTCATGCTCATACCTTTGTTTCTTCTAATTTGTCTAATTCGATCCCCTACATCATTAGGATTGATATCCATAAACACACCTCCTCTACTAAATAATAAACTATCTCACAAAGAAACGCAAAGTTTTTCTTGCGTTAAGTTAAAAAATGGTTTACACTATAATTACAAAGAAATGCAAAGAAAAAAGGAGGAAGAGCTATGACTAAGTTTGCAAAGCTTAGAAGAGGGAACGGACTCACTCAAAATGAAGTAGCCAAAGCTTTTAATATTACCAGACAAGCTTACTCAGCGAAAGAGCGAGGACTGTCTAGTTTTTCTGATAAAGAAAAGGTTATTTTCATTGAACTCGTCAAGCCAATGTTTCCACGTGAGACAATAGAAAGTATTTTTTTTACAACGGACGCAAAGAAAAGCAAAGATTAGAAAGGAGGTGAGAGCAAAATGGCAGAGCTGACGCTTAATGTATCTGATGACCTACAGCATCAAATAGAGGGCCTGCTAAGGCAAGCGGCTCTTAAAGTCATCGAAGAGGTATCAAGCAACGAGCTTCATAAGAAAGACTATTTCAATAAGAAAGAGGCTGCCGCATACCTGGGCATATCCTACAAAAGTCTCCAGAAACTCATCCTCATGGGGTTACCGATGGTTCAGGTAGATAATATGACGCTCATCGCAAAAAACTCTATCAATGAATTCATGACGGACTTGGAAAGATAAACAAAAAATAAGCATCCGCAGGGCAGCAGAGCTTAAACATGAGTATAAGTGAAAGGGTGTTAGTTATGACAATTTTAGAAGAAACGTTTCTGGGTGGTTTGTTAGTGGGTATTACTGTGACGCTGGTAGCTCTTAAAATGTGGTTGATTGTGTTGGAAATGGTAGAAGAACAAAAAAATAGGGGGTAATGATGATGGGAAACAGAGAAACTGGTATGTGGTTACCGTTGGAAAAAGAAGCTATTAAAAAACAGGCCTGGTCTGCCCAGGATGATGTAGACGTCTTTCTTTCAGACTCAAAGAGAAGCATCGAAAAAATGCGTGTGCTTGTTGATCAGATGACAGAAGACTGGTCGGAGTATGCAGATGAAATAGAGGAAGCGCCAGAGGATAGTGTAGGCGTTTATGTAAAGATGGCCATGATGAAGCTCTCACAACGCCATGGGGTTTATCTCGATCTGATGAACGAGATTTTAATGAATCAATCAAACGAACTGGAACAAGCAAAACTTAATAACAGTAAGCTGCAGAAACTACAAAAAATGGATGCATCCCTTTGAGCCGACGAAACTCAGATGCATCCAGACTAGAAAGTGGGTACCTTTTGTGTACCTATTTTCTGTCATTATAACATATTCAAAATGTAAAGTATAGAACCTTTACAGGAGGTGGGAAACTTTTGGAAGAAATAAAACTAACACACGATGGCCAGCTAGCCATTGCGACGGCCTACTCTCGTAAGGCCAGCAAGTGGAAGAACGGAGAAACAACCTGGTCACAGTTCTTGCAGCGCTTAAATAAACCAACTGAGACAAGCGAAACAGTTGCCGAGTATAAACAGATGAATGAAATTGATGATCGTATAAGTTGGGTGGCCAATATCATGGAAATTGAAAGAGGATATAACAGAAAATGGAGGAAAAAATAATGGAACAATCAAAGGCTGAAACAGTGAAGGATCAAGTACAAAGTATTTATTCAATTACACAATCAGAAATTACAAATGAAGATGGGACACCAATTTCAGTAGCAGACCTTCAAGACTTAGTTTATCAAGAAGTAGCTTACTTAGCTGAACTACTTGGTTTCGAATTAGAGGACTAAAGGGGTGGTGTAAATGAATCTATTGCAAGAAGCATACTTAGGTGGTTTGGTTGTAGGGGTTATTGCAACGCTTGTAAGCCAATCTTCATGGAACCTGATTAAAGATATTGTTACCGAATTTAGAATAATAAAAAAAAGCCTAAGAAATGCCAGTTTCTTAGGACAAGGAAAGTATTTTTTTGTAGAAATCTTTCTCTTATAGTAACGCAAATTAATTAATGATGCATCCATTTCTACTATTGGTTGTTCACTAGAGGGTGGCTTCCCTTCCCGCCAACGCCATAAGTTAGCGATTTACGGCCGCTAAAGTGAGGGTAGCTACTTTCTATTGAACAACCAATAAAGACTAGGATAGCAAGGAAAAAGAGGGATTATATTGGAAAAGAAAGCAGAAGAAATGATAGAAAATAACTCTATTGAATTCAATATAACATTGAGTCTAATTGAACAACTGATCGATAATCATGATTCACTAGTAAAAATAGCACAAAAAGTAGAGAAAAAAGAACTTACAGATTATACAGCTGCATATGAAGTTTTACGTTTATCAGGAAGAACAACTAATTCACTCACTTTAGCTCATCGTTTAGTTAGTGGTATGAACGATTCTAACGAGGAGATATTAGCCGATACAACGGTGTTTGGTTAGATAACGCTTAAAGAAAGAGGGTGAGTAAATGGCGATATATAGGCAAATTCAAATTAGCTTTTGGCAAGACGAATTAATTATTGAGTTAGAACCAGAAGAAAAATATTTTTACCTATATCTAATGACCAACGATAAAACAACTCAATGCGGTGTATATCGCATTAATGAAAAAATCGTTGCTTTTGATACAGGTTATTCAATCGAAAAAGTTAGGGAATTGCTTCAAGTATTCGTTGCTAAAAAACGCATTATGTATAACCAGGAACACAAAGAGTTATTTCTTCTTAACTGGCTAAAATTCAATAAAGCTAGTTCTCCTAAAGTAGCGGTGGTAGTTGACAGGGAACTGGCCAACATAAAAACCATCGAATTTCATAATGAAGTGGTCAAACAGTGTTTACTATACGGCTACCCCATTAAAACTAAAGAGATACACTATCAATACCCTATCGATACCGTATCTAAACAGGTTGGATATAGTATCGATACTGAAACGCAACCAGAACCAGAAGAAGAACCAAAACATAATAATAACCAGA
This genomic interval from Jeotgalibaca arthritidis contains the following:
- a CDS encoding ABC transporter permease, which produces MDKQSIKDMTSTELAQSLRHGRKKVFTKAFVLTCILVLLLALLSLMTGAYDIRGNDDGWTMFFITRVPRTISLMLTGAAMSMTGLVMQMITQNRLVESSTTGTVEWAGLGLVFVYLFFPAPSLVLRMTGAIIFSFVGTLIFFFFLRKVKLKSSLIVPIIGIMLGAIVSAVSTFIGLAFNMSQNVESWFVGSFASVQLGRYEYLWLIVLVTVIIFIYADRLTLAGLGEEVTTSVGVNYNQIILVATLLISIAVGIVSAVIGNLPFIGLIVPNIVSMYRGDDIRSNLPWVCLLGMGIVMICDIISRIIIAPFEVPVSLILGTAGSVIFIIILLRQRRR
- a CDS encoding iron chelate uptake ABC transporter family permease subunit; translation: MQKLSAYRKNNQIATKSRSTGAFRSAKEEQRYWLLLIILLSLAILASYGLLVYKNPVAVTSPSFLPIVKRRTTALTAMVIVALCQSLSTVAFQSITTNRVVTPSLLGFEALYVSIHTATMFFFGVTAFVGFTGLVPFIIQVVAMVSLCLLLYGWLLSGKYGDLQLMLLVGVIIGSGLRSLSSFMKRILTPSEYDLLQARLLGSVNNADADYFPIAIPIVVLAVILLFVYSKRLNVVALGKDVCQTLGVRYQASVIFILVIVAVLMSISTALVGQLTFFGFLVATLTYQAAPTYDHKYVFPMAFVIGYVIITVAYFFMYHVFNAQGVVSVIIEIFGGLTFLIVVLRKGSL
- a CDS encoding iron ABC transporter ATP-binding protein is translated as MIEITDVKKAYSKDVQIGPLTVTIPKAGLTSLIGPNGAGKSTTLLMIGRLLEMDEGHIKIANMDVCQTKSADLAKILTILRQENHFITRLTIRQLAGFGRFPYSKGRLTKEDEAIISKYIDFLGLTELENRYLDEVSGGQRQRAYVAMVLCQETDYILLDEPLNNLDVASSVQMMEHLRYAAKEFGRTIVTVMHDINFAAKYSEHICAMKNGQIVRFGTVNEVMKAEVLSDIFGTAIDVIEGPHGPVAIY
- a CDS encoding site-specific integrase, with the protein product MASITKYTKKDGSTAYKFQTYLGIDPLTGKPKKTTRSGFKTKKEADLALSRLMLDVDKNGLSKTDNDNITFKEVYELWVDQYRHTVKENTLRMTKYYFNDYILPSLGKYRINNITVAQVQKAVNKWAGQVGMYQLMNSYVSMVYRFANNSGISSINPADKVIMPKKKKKVKAQYEQEDGFYTRDELRTFMECASKVKDLKKVVFFRLAAFTGARKSEILALNWSDIDFTRKQLHINKTLAIGLKKVIVNTPKTEASIRSISLDDETLALLKRWRRDQLEKYLMLGINTNKPNQPIFTTYHNTHIRPSAVFYWLRDVLQKNDLKKITIHGFRHTHASLLFEAGASLQEVKERLGHANIKTTMDIYTHVTEKTKEETADKFLKFMEN
- a CDS encoding helix-turn-helix domain-containing protein, with protein sequence MDINPNDVGDRIRQIRRNKGMSMTEFANLIGQVEKTSKIQSGTISNWETGKNLPNNKRLSIISGIAGISVDELLYGDIREYAATFLDTFIEDLIKDEDPDSFVTLLLKDLSQLKELKFQFITLVKEHGLSHSEIEAMKKLANETIFRFLRGEDDSNKGAINITYNTLKDLLSTVDNMFLDLKAGHDVTVYKDGMDATLHDKLTDILTEAINKTDNIKNNQ
- a CDS encoding helix-turn-helix domain-containing protein, whose translation is MTKFAKLRRGNGLTQNEVAKAFNITRQAYSAKERGLSSFSDKEKVIFIELVKPMFPRETIESIFFTTDAKKSKD
- a CDS encoding helix-turn-helix domain-containing protein encodes the protein MAELTLNVSDDLQHQIEGLLRQAALKVIEEVSSNELHKKDYFNKKEAAAYLGISYKSLQKLILMGLPMVQVDNMTLIAKNSINEFMTDLER
- a CDS encoding DnaD domain-containing protein, giving the protein MAIYRQIQISFWQDELIIELEPEEKYFYLYLMTNDKTTQCGVYRINEKIVAFDTGYSIEKVRELLQVFVAKKRIMYNQEHKELFLLNWLKFNKASSPKVAVVVDRELANIKTIEFHNEVVKQCLLYGYPIKTKEIHYQYPIDTVSKQVGYSIDTETQPEPEEEPKHNNNQKQNQNNAPATNAHLFYQNNFGVANPTVIQTIEHWINDLNEAMVIEAMRRAAVDQKGFRYAEGIMKKWLNKNITTMQQVQADDVAFSNKNEKPNGIYNQEFKRTAEDEERLRRLNDIDLPQGFYDNLI